The genomic region AATAACCAGTTCCGATGCAACCGAGAGCGTCTGCCCCGTCTGCCTCGAAAGAATTCCGGCCGAACGAGTGCTGGCAGGCGACGAGGTGTTCCAGGTGAAGCGGTGCGCCGAACACGGCTCTTTCAAGACCCTCATCTGGCGCGGAGAGCCATCAATGGCCAAATGGCGCAGACCTAAGACACCTGTCCATCCCGATATCTGCTATGGAACCCTCGACAAGGGGTGCCCTTTCGATTGCGGCCTCTGCAGCGACCACCGGCAGCTCCCCTGTTCGGTCCTGCTTGAAGTGACGGACCGCTGCAACCTGCAATGCGCGGTCTGCTTCGCCGATGCCGGCCCTAAGGGCGCAGAGGATCCTTCTCTTGAGCAGATCTCGTGGCTTTTGGAACGGGCCATGGCGGCGGCAGGGGCGTGCAGCCTGCAGTTGTCGGGGGGCGAGCCGACCCTGCGGGACGACCTTCCGGAGATCGTGGAAACTGCGCGGCGGATCGGGTTCTCGTTCATCCAGTTAAATACCAACGGCCTGCGCCTTGCCAGTGACAAAGATTACGCGCAACGGCTGCGGGCGGCTGGGCTTTCGTCGGTCTTTCTCCAGTTCGACGGGGTCGACGACGAGATTTATCTAATCTTGAGGGGGGAGGCGCTTCTGGAGCAGAAACTTTTGGCCGTCAGAAATGCAGGAGAGGCCGGCCTCGGGGTTGTCCTGGTCCCGACGCTGGTGAGAGGGGTAAACACCGAAGCTGTCGGAGCCCTAGTGCGGCAAGCTCTGCAGCTCGCGCCAGTCGTTCGGGGCATCCATTTTCAGCCGGTCAGCTATTTCGGCCGATTCCCCGAGCAAGAGTGCGGTGCAGACAGGTTCACCCTTCCCGAGCTGATGAGGTGCCTCGAAGAACAAAGCGGGGAACTGCTCAAGGTCGAGGATTTTTCTCCCCCCGGTGGTGAACATGCCCACTGCTCCTTGCACGCCACCTACGTTTACTCGGCCAACGGCGGACTGCGCCCGCTGGGGGCGGCGGGAGGCGACTCCTGCTGTACGACCGATTGTGGCAGCGGGGGCATCAGGCAAACCGTGGATACGGTATCTCGCCGCTGGAAGCTGCCCCCCGGAGCCAAATTACTCAATGCACCTTTGTCTTCCGGATCGGGCTGCTGCGGCGGGACCGGACCTGCAGCCAACCGGGTCGAAGGCCCGGTCGACTTGGACGTTTTTATAAAGGATGTCTCCGCCAGGAGTTTCACCATTTCCGCCATGGCCTTTCAGGATGCCGAGAACCTCGACCTGGAACGGCTCAGGGGATGCTGCATCTCGGTGATATCCCCGGACGGGAGGCTGGTTCCCTTCTGCGCCTACAACCTCACCAGCCGGGAGGGGAAAAGCCTCTACAGAATAAAGCCAGGAGGAGGATTATGAAAAAGACGCCGCTTGAGGAATGGCTCCGCGGAAAGGTGGCCGGCAACCATGACGGCACCCTCGCTGAACAAATCGACCGGTATCAATTGATGAAACTGAGGGAAACCGTCGCCTACGTCAGGGAAAAAAGCCCCTTTTACTGCGATCTCTTCTCCGGCATCGACTCGGGCTCTGCCATGGACCTTGAAAACTTCTCCCGGCTTCCCTTCACGACCGCCGACGACCTTCGGGAGCAGGGGAGGAGGATGCTCTGCACGTCGCAGGACGA from Citrifermentans bremense harbors:
- the trsS gene encoding radical SAM (seleno)protein TrsS encodes the protein MKITSSDATESVCPVCLERIPAERVLAGDEVFQVKRCAEHGSFKTLIWRGEPSMAKWRRPKTPVHPDICYGTLDKGCPFDCGLCSDHRQLPCSVLLEVTDRCNLQCAVCFADAGPKGAEDPSLEQISWLLERAMAAAGACSLQLSGGEPTLRDDLPEIVETARRIGFSFIQLNTNGLRLASDKDYAQRLRAAGLSSVFLQFDGVDDEIYLILRGEALLEQKLLAVRNAGEAGLGVVLVPTLVRGVNTEAVGALVRQALQLAPVVRGIHFQPVSYFGRFPEQECGADRFTLPELMRCLEEQSGELLKVEDFSPPGGEHAHCSLHATYVYSANGGLRPLGAAGGDSCCTTDCGSGGIRQTVDTVSRRWKLPPGAKLLNAPLSSGSGCCGGTGPAANRVEGPVDLDVFIKDVSARSFTISAMAFQDAENLDLERLRGCCISVISPDGRLVPFCAYNLTSREGKSLYRIKPGGGL